ggcagtgacacaggcagagggagaagcaggctccatgcagggagcccaacatgggacttgatcccgcgtctccagggagcccgacagccctgggctgaaggtgatgccaaaccactgagccacccaggctgccgtcCATTTAGAATAAAACCTAAGTGCCTGACCTTGGTGCATAAGGGCCTGCAGCTAATCTGGCCCCTGACTTCCTCTCCAGCTGATTTTCCACCCTCTCCTTGTTGGCCATGCTCTGGTTAAcctctgttctgttttttattttttgtttttttgtttttaatttttttaatttatttatgatagtcacacacacagagagagagaggcaaagacatagcagagggagaagcaggctccatgcaccaggagcccaatgttcTGTTTTTGGAACAGGCCAAACACCTGCCTGAATCAGGACCTCGGACTTCTAGTCTTCCTTTCCTAAATACATTTTCCTTGGCTCTTCATTGCAGGCTTCCACTCATTCTGTGCATGTCTTTTCTCAGCTGTCACCTCAGAGAGCTCTACCCTGCCCTGTTGCTGAAGTACAATACCCTGATCCCACCTTTTATTAGTTATCCTCTAttgtatcacatttattttccACAGAAAGCCAATACCATTAGCATTCCTTGAGCAATTAACCTGTTCATTTTGCTCATTGTCTGACTCTACCCATTATATAAGTTCCATAACAATAGGAGCCTTTTCACCTCATTTGCTACTGTGCCCTCATTCATGCATAGCAGCTACTTTATCTACTTAACTTACTTTTggtacagatttatttatttatgttagagagaacgggttggggcagagggagaggaggagagagaatcccaagcagactccatgctgagcacagaacatgatgtgggcctcaatcccacgaccctaaggtcatgaccctTATGACTGAGctgaagagttggatgcccaactagctgagacacccaggtgcccaggagtgactgacccttgatctcagggttgtgagttccagcccgacatagggcatagagattacttaatttaaaaaaagagagacagagaaaggctgagtgtaaatggtgatttttttcccccaggcaTTGGAATAAGGGttgtattttatcttcattttttttctcccattaagTTTAttcaagggctcctgggtggctcaatgattaagcatctgcctttggttcaggtcatgatcacagggtcctgggatcgagtcctgcatcaggctcctttcagggagcctacttctccttctgcctatgtctctgcctctctctctgtgtctctcatgaataaataaaatctttaaaaaaaaagtttgttcaaTATACATGACCTTTatgctagaaaaagaaagaaaaaacatatattttttatttcagcaaaaATGAATGCTAATCTGCATGTGATAGAACCATGAGTGAtttccatattttcaaaatactttcccAAAggcatgtattatttttgtaatcagaacaaaaagtaaaatttatttgaaaatcaaaataaaatttctggaaatGGGACAGCATTATGTATTTTTCACCTCTTATGACTGTTTCAGGTCAGTCCATGGCTGTTCCACAGGATTCAAATGAGACTCCCTATTTGCTCCCTCCAAACAGTAAGGACTGGGAAGAGCAAAGCATTCCTGATTTTGTCTATGGGCAGAAGGAACTCATTCTGGAAGGGATTCAGTGGCCAAGGACCGCACCCAGCCTCCTGGACAGGATAGCAAGGTCTCGCTTCGACTCTGTTCTCTGCTCCGCCTGGAGGCAGCGGATGGAACTGGGGCTGTTCCGCTACTGCCTGGGGAAGCTGCAGACCCAAACCCTCCCTGGGCCAGTGGGTTTTGTGGCCCAGCTGAACGTGGAGCGAGGTGTGCAGAGGAGGCGCCCTCAGAACATCCAGAGTGTGAAGCAGGCATTTGACCCTGAACAGTTTAACTTCAACAAGATCCGACCAGGAGAAGTCCTCTTCCGTTTGCTCCGGGAGCCTGATCTCCCAGGTGCTGTTCAGCAAGAGGACATCTACGTAATGATCAATGTCAGCCCCTTGGAATGGGGCCACGTGCTGCTGGTGCCCGCGCCCACCCGTGGGCTCCCCCAGCGCCTGCTACCAGCTGCACTGCAGGCCGGCATTGAGGCTGTGCTTCTGAGCTCACACCCAGGCTTCCGTGTCGGCTTCAACAGCCTAGGTGGCTTGGCCTCTGTGAACCACCTCCACCTGCACGGATATTACCTGGCTCACAGACTGCCTGTGGAGGGAGCACCGAGTGAGCCCCTGGACCCGGGGGGCCATTTACATCTGCTCCAGGCCCTCCCAGCTCCTGGCTTCCTCTTTTACACAAGCGGGCCAGGGCCTGACTTGGAAGCCTTGGTGGGCAGGGTATGTCGGGCCACTGATTATCTGACTGACCATGAGATTGCCCATAATTTATTTGTGACCCGGGGGGCCCCACCTGGAAAGACATCaccttcctcagctctcacaggtgTCCGAGTAATTCTCTGGGCCCGGAAGTCCAACTTTGGAGTAAAGGAAGGTGATGCATTCAACGTCGCCCTCTGTGAGCTGGCTGGGCACCTCCCCATCAAAACATCCCAGGATTTCGGCACTCTGACAGAGGCGGCTGCTCTGGCCCTTATTCAGGACTGtctgctgcccccagcccaggcagAGGAAATACAGGCAACTCTGGTGGACTTGATAGCCAAGGATGAGCAGTAATCCTTCTggaagtatttattttctatccAGCCTAAGGCCCTTTCCGGAAAGTTGTCCACAGTGGTCATTTGGGCTTCCATGACTGCCTCTCACCGGTCTCAGCCTAAAGGGAGGGGTAAGGAACTGATAAGTGGTCTCTGTAAAGAGAAGAAACCCTAGAATAAATCAAATGAATGAGCCATCATGAATGtatctgctgctgctttttttttttttttttatgattttatttatttatttgaggcgggggagtggcagaggcagagagagaggcaggctcccgcTGATCAGGGAGTTCCATGGGGgactcaatctgaggaccctgggaccatgacctgaaccaaaggcagacacttaaccgactgagccacctgagttCCCCAGTGTATctgctttttatctttcttcttggACAAGCGTCAGGGATGTCAAACTGGTTACTAAGAAAGGAGGAGTATGGAGAtatctgaatggctcagttgcTTAGGCATccaggctcttgatttcagctcaggtcatgatctcagggtcctgggattgagccctgggctccctgctcagtagggagttggcttctccttctccctctgcccgtggcTCCTGCTGTGCGAGTgcactctctcataaatatttaaaaagggggcagcccatgtggttcagcggtttagcaccgccttcagcccagggcgtgatcctggagacctgatcTAGtcagtggggctccctgcaaggagcctgcttctccctctgcctgtctctgcctctctctctctctctgtgtctctcatgaattgaattaaataaataaacaaacaaataaatatttaaaaaggaaagcgtTACATATTCTTGCCTTGCAGACTTCCTTTTATATCATgagcctggatcgagtcccacatccggctccctgcatggagcctgcttctctctctgcctatgtctctgcctctctctctctctctctgtgactatcataaattaaaaaaaaaaaaaaaaaaatcttaaaaaaaaaagttaagaaaagttgaacatttacatttaaatatatatttgacattttatttcctATAAACAGTTTCGGGTTGACGTCCTCTTTTTGGAACATTGCGGTAATTTTAGCTTATGCTTCTTTTCTGTGAGCCTTTGCATCTACAAGCTCCAATAGCATCACTTTGTTTTGCTTGCTCAGACTGAGGGAAGTGCAGATGACCATTACAGCTAAGTGGACTTTGTGTCTCAGGCCATGAGGCCAAATACCAAAGTTTATCCCCAGGACTGCTGTTCAGAAGAAAGCCTTCTGTGGCCAAACTGTTTCCAtaagaaaggggagggggagggttcAAATACGTTTTCTCTATGCTGCTACTTCCCAGCTGTTTATTTAGTTCGTGAATTGTCAAGAAGGATTTGGGCTTTTTCTAGCATAAGCGTGGACTACTTAGGGGACCCTCTGTACTCAGCTTCTGGCACTGTAGGAAGACAGGAAGGCACGATCCAGCCCAGCGCCTCCACTTCCGCTAACTTTTCGGGGGAGGGCCTATGTAACCAAGGAGTTTGGGATTTGATCTAACGGGAAACCTTGAAGAGTTTTAAATTGGGGAGTatcaaatttgcattttagaaagaatatTTAAGCTGTAATGTGGATAGAGGAGGGGAGAACAATCAGGGAGTCCAATGAAGAGACTGCTGCATGGTGGCACTTCTGGCAAGAACTGGTGATGGGGGGGATGGGAGCTCCCAGGTGTCTCGGTGGTTGAGGGTcggccttccgctcaggtcgtgatcccggggtcctgggatggaggcctgcatcgggttccccgcagggagcctgcttctccctctgcctgtgtctctgcctctctgtctctcatgaataaaaaaaatacaatctttatttaaaaagcaagaaatgcATGAATCAGGAAATGTCCAGGTCTTTTTAAAGGAGGGAGATTCCTAAGTGTCCTTTAGATGTAGGCACGTGGGATAATCTTAAAATGACACGGTGAACAGAATGCGGCGAGTGTGGCACAGAAGTCGGAGGGCgaccctggggggtgggggggccggagGGCGACGGTGAAGGAGCGCGAAGACGCGGCCGTCCTGTTACTCTCGGGGCAGCACAGAGCAATCCTCTCCGCCGTCCCTCCCGAGGGCGGACGCGACAAACCCAAGGGAGGGCAAGCAGGCGTTTGCCCCGGACACAGACTCAGCCAAATTCCAAGAGGCTGGTTCGAAACAGGCTTCAGGGAGACGAGCGTGAGGTGGCGCAGAAGCAGAAGGACCACAAGTCCCAGCGGCCCCAGCGCGAGACCCGCCgcagaggccccgcccccagaacGCTTCTCCAATGGGGGCCGCCCTCGTGTCCATGGCGACAGCGGTGGCGGCTGCTACAGGCTTGCTCTAGGAggcgccgctgccgccgccgggATCTCTGAGCTAGAAGCGAAacccggtgggggggggggggggagggagagcggGCTCCCCCTCGCGATCGGCGGGGACAGTCAGTCCTGTGGAACAAGAAGGCGGTCCCGGAGGCCCAGAGACGCCCGGGAAGGAGCAGGAGCCGGCTGAAAGGCGGACATGAGCAACCAGCCGAGTCCAGCCCCAGACCGCTAGGGGCGGACccaccagcccctcccctctcctcggAATCTCGGGTGGGCAGTGTCCCCCCAGCAGAGCCCAAAGGGTCTTCCCCTCCGCCAGCTGAGCCCAGAGGGTCTTAACCATCAAGTGCCAGTGTGTACACATGGAGAAACTGTGTGTCTCGGATTCCCCGGACAGGGAAAGGGCCGGCTTAGGGGACCCTTGGTTTTTAGCTCTATATTAAAATCGAAGGTCCCCCCCAGAGCCCAGGCTTCTCCCTTCCCACTCAGGAATAAAAAAGCCATGGGCATGGCCCCTGCCAGCTCTGTTCAGTTTCTCCGTGCACCCCAGTGTGCTGTATGGAGGAGGGATCTTCGATGATCAAAGCTTGTTGAGGAATCCAACATCTCACAGGCATTCCCCCACCACGCCCCCATTACCTAGAaagattgttgttgttgttgtttttaagatgttatttatttattcatgagagacagagagaggcagagatatagcagaaggagaagcagctcccacctaggtgccccagtagTGTTCTGTTCTGAAGGGGCAGCATCCTTCCCTTCTAGCACCATGAAGCAGGTCCTTTGCCCGGACACCTGCAGCCTTCCTGACCCTGGAGGAAGGAAGTTCTGAGACATATTTCACTCTCACCCCTCTCCCCTCAGAATCCAAGAGGATGGAGCCAAATACCTGTAAGACCAGCGAATCAGAAGACGAGTACGCTGAAGAAGAGGAATCTGAGGAGGAGTGTGTTAAAGGGGAAGCTACCATCCCTTCTAACTCTTCTCAGCAGGAACTCTCAAAGGCTGACTATAAGGAATTTGGGGATGGAGTTCCCTTATCTATTGTGGCcaagaaaattccaaagaaaatcaTAGCCCCAGATGACTTAGAAgttgggaggagaaagagaaggcagaaacGCAGGTAACAGGTCCCTGGGCCCACTCACCTGCCTAGCTTCAGAAGAGAATCACTCCTTGGCTTCCCTTCAGTAGCTGGGGGTCTTCCCTTTATTCTACAAAAGAGGGTAGAGAATACAGGAACATCATTAACCTTTTAGTActacaaaaacacaaaattcagAACCATTTGAAATGGCTTGGTTTGCGTTTTCAGCACATTTATATCAttctggtttgtgtgtgtgtggctttcaGAGAAAATGAATTGCACTGTAGAGGTGTTGGGTGTCTGTTCATCTGGGTGCCTTGCAGCCCAAGTTGTGTCGTTTATCCCACTACCTGATATCAACTATTCCTCCATTCCAGACCCCTGGCCATCAACCTGACCAACTGCAAATATGAGAGCGGTAAGCATCCACCTCACTCACACACCACTGCGCATAAAGGGCACCTGCAGCTTTTGCTCTGGGGACAGTCCCCTAGTCAGGTTCTCTGTCCCTGCATCTAGTTAGGGCCTATAACCTGTATGTGCCTACTAGTAACTGAGACATCATTGTTCCAGTCTTAGGGGGAGGATGGGAATCCACCCCCCAACCTTaactaataagagaaaaaatgacTGAAGGTCATCATTGCCCCACCCTTCCCAGATTTTACCAGAGTTGAGATGAGAACAGGTCAATACAGTTTTTTTTCAAGGAAGTTTTTGAGGGGGCTTCaggaattcaaagaaaaaaaaatatcaccagCTAGGTCAGCTAGCTTTCTGTCTCCTCCTATGCCCACTGCCATAGGTGCCAGGGGCCACCTAGTTGTGAGATGCCTGTGTGACCCCCTACAGAGGGTCAGCTTTGCAGGTCAGAAACCCAGTTTTG
This sequence is a window from Canis aureus isolate CA01 chromosome 2, VMU_Caureus_v.1.0, whole genome shotgun sequence. Protein-coding genes within it:
- the GDPGP1 gene encoding GDP-D-glucose phosphorylase 1 isoform X2, translating into MLTLQGQSMAVPQDSNETPYLLPPNSKDWEEQSIPDFVYGQKELILEGIQWPRTAPSLLDRIARSRFDSVLCSAWRQRMELGLFRYCLGKLQTQTLPGPVGFVAQLNVERGVQRRRPQNIQSVKQAFDPEQFNFNKIRPGEVLFRLLREPDLPGAVQQEDIYVMINVSPLEWGHVLLVPAPTRGLPQRLLPAALQAGIEAVLLSSHPGFRVGFNSLGGLASVNHLHLHGYYLAHRLPVEGAPSEPLDPGGHLHLLQALPAPGFLFYTSGPGPDLEALVGRVCRATDYLTDHEIAHNLFVTRGAPPGKTSPSSALTGVRVILWARKSNFGVKEGDAFNVALCELAGHLPIKTSQDFGTLTEAAALALIQDCLLPPAQAEEIQATLVDLIAKDEQ
- the GDPGP1 gene encoding GDP-D-glucose phosphorylase 1 isoform X3, with the translated sequence MAVPQDSNETPYLLPPNSKDWEEQSIPDFVYGQKELILEGIQWPRTAPSLLDRIARSRFDSVLCSAWRQRMELGLFRYCLGKLQTQTLPGPVGFVAQLNVERGVQRRRPQNIQSVKQAFDPEQFNFNKIRPGEVLFRLLREPDLPGAVQQEDIYVMINVSPLEWGHVLLVPAPTRGLPQRLLPAALQAGIEAVLLSSHPGFRVGFNSLGGLASVNHLHLHGYYLAHRLPVEGAPSEPLDPGGHLHLLQALPAPGFLFYTSGPGPDLEALVGRVCRATDYLTDHEIAHNLFVTRGAPPGKTSPSSALTGVRVILWARKSNFGVKEGDAFNVALCELAGHLPIKTSQDFGTLTEAAALALIQDCLLPPAQAEEIQATLVDLIAKDEQ
- the GDPGP1 gene encoding GDP-D-glucose phosphorylase 1 isoform X1, which encodes MKNPTHCSRRRGFQAERGGVGQSMAVPQDSNETPYLLPPNSKDWEEQSIPDFVYGQKELILEGIQWPRTAPSLLDRIARSRFDSVLCSAWRQRMELGLFRYCLGKLQTQTLPGPVGFVAQLNVERGVQRRRPQNIQSVKQAFDPEQFNFNKIRPGEVLFRLLREPDLPGAVQQEDIYVMINVSPLEWGHVLLVPAPTRGLPQRLLPAALQAGIEAVLLSSHPGFRVGFNSLGGLASVNHLHLHGYYLAHRLPVEGAPSEPLDPGGHLHLLQALPAPGFLFYTSGPGPDLEALVGRVCRATDYLTDHEIAHNLFVTRGAPPGKTSPSSALTGVRVILWARKSNFGVKEGDAFNVALCELAGHLPIKTSQDFGTLTEAAALALIQDCLLPPAQAEEIQATLVDLIAKDEQ